The following are encoded in a window of Acidobacteriota bacterium genomic DNA:
- a CDS encoding helix-turn-helix domain-containing protein yields the protein MQLMSIDDLALYLGDSKRTIYKYISSGDGPPYIKLSSKNIKFDREDVDRWLETKKVNPKKGEKK from the coding sequence ATGCAGTTGATGTCAATTGATGACTTGGCACTCTATTTAGGAGATTCAAAAAGAACCATCTATAAGTACATATCTTCGGGAGACGGTCCTCCCTACATAAAGCTGAGCTCGAAGAATATCAAGTTCGATCGAGAAGATGTGGACAGATGGCTTGAAACCAAAAAAGTGAACCCCAAGAAAGGAGAGAAGAAGTGA
- a CDS encoding type II toxin-antitoxin system HicA family toxin codes for MPKLRVLSGREVCKIMAQHGFEKVRQKGSHIIMQKREGNTTITVPVPDHNELLSGTLLGIVKQSGLPRLLFETE; via the coding sequence ATGCCCAAGTTGCGAGTTCTCTCCGGCAGAGAGGTATGCAAAATCATGGCCCAACATGGATTTGAAAAAGTCCGTCAGAAGGGCAGCCACATCATCATGCAAAAGCGTGAAGGGAATACCACCATCACGGTGCCGGTACCCGACCACAATGAACTTTTGAGCGGCACTTTGCTGGGAATCGTCAAACAATCAGGCTTACCTCGCTTGCTGTTTGAGACGGAATGA
- a CDS encoding aminotransferase class V-fold PLP-dependent enzyme: MSTIDIDRVRAETPGCEKIIHFNNAGASLPPEPVYRAVTRHLALERRIGGYEAEERARDLLEGFYTSFAGLLHCDPREIAYVENATRAWDMLFYSVPLRKGDVILTSRAEYVSNYLAFLHRGRRCGAVVEVVPDDETGQVSLEAMEKMIDARVKLIALTHVPTQGGLVNPAADVGKIARKHGILYLLDACQSVGQIPLDVEAVGCDMLSGTGRKFLRGPRGTGYLYVRRSLIDKLDPPFIDLHSATWIDGGSYEIRKDARRFENWESYVAGRVGLAAAVDYAMAVGIGNICRRVKALARSLRERLAEIPGVAVCDLGVEKSGIVTFVKNGESANAIRRRLNARRMNVSVVKSNSALLDMEPRGLKELVRASVHYYNTEDEIERFCRELASA; the protein is encoded by the coding sequence ATGTCCACAATCGATATCGACCGGGTCCGGGCCGAAACTCCGGGCTGCGAAAAGATCATCCATTTCAACAATGCCGGGGCCTCCCTTCCTCCTGAACCCGTCTATCGGGCCGTCACTCGGCATCTGGCCCTGGAACGGCGGATCGGGGGGTATGAGGCGGAAGAGCGGGCCCGGGACCTCCTGGAGGGCTTCTACACCTCCTTCGCCGGCCTGCTCCATTGCGATCCCCGGGAGATCGCCTATGTCGAGAACGCCACCCGGGCCTGGGACATGCTCTTCTACTCCGTCCCGTTGCGGAAAGGGGACGTGATCCTGACCTCGCGCGCCGAGTATGTCAGCAACTACCTGGCCTTTCTGCATCGGGGGCGGCGGTGCGGCGCCGTCGTCGAGGTCGTGCCTGACGACGAGACCGGGCAAGTGTCGCTGGAGGCGATGGAGAAGATGATCGATGCCCGGGTGAAGCTCATCGCCCTCACCCATGTCCCGACCCAGGGCGGGCTGGTCAATCCCGCCGCGGATGTCGGGAAAATCGCCCGGAAACACGGCATCCTCTATCTCCTCGACGCCTGCCAGTCGGTCGGGCAGATTCCGCTGGATGTCGAGGCCGTCGGCTGCGACATGCTGTCGGGAACGGGACGCAAGTTTCTGCGCGGCCCGCGGGGAACCGGCTATCTCTACGTCCGCCGCTCGCTCATCGACAAGCTCGATCCGCCGTTCATCGATCTCCATTCCGCAACGTGGATCGACGGCGGAAGCTACGAAATCCGGAAGGACGCCCGAAGATTCGAGAACTGGGAGAGCTACGTGGCCGGGCGCGTTGGGCTGGCGGCGGCGGTCGACTACGCCATGGCGGTCGGGATCGGGAACATTTGCCGGCGGGTCAAGGCCCTGGCGCGCTCGCTCCGCGAACGGCTGGCGGAGATCCCCGGCGTTGCCGTCTGCGACCTGGGCGTCGAAAAGAGCGGCATCGTGACCTTCGTCAAGAACGGCGAATCGGCGAATGCGATCCGGCGGCGGCTGAACGCCCGGAGGATGAACGTCTCCGTCGTCAAATCAAACTCGGCGCTTCTGGATATGGAGCCGCGCGGTCTCAAGGAGCTGGTGCGCGCCTCCGTCCACTATTACAACACTGAGGACGAGATCGAACGCTTCTGCCGCGAACTCGCCTCGGCGTGA
- a CDS encoding 6-bladed beta-propeller, protein MRSVHSLRPAGLLLGMMMAVISCSEKEDSQAGEWKGATRIENGVQIVVNPKEPMYGPEAVRLIYEMEFGVSEGDENEMLGGISAFAVDPSENAYIYDGKAGQVKIFDKSGRFVGLFGRRGQGPGEFQIIDGIQINSSLEVVLHDEMKSMYFDSQGRHIKDLKAMGLGIFYGDIHHDGRGQIYALKTSPQGSVTTRELCKFAGPGADMSVLASLASSGPYKYPDVGLRYALFPDDHVIWTSPPHYEFTIVDPDGKLIKKIINTYTLRKIDDAYKSRILEMMPARFRDRINFSEHLPPLDVICPDEQSGFFVKTFEIETDSGKTFLDVYDSEGRNAARISVKMAFETSLFQKGKITIANNKLYVKDFNDEGYPVLARYLIQKNY, encoded by the coding sequence ATGAGAAGCGTCCATTCCCTGAGGCCTGCCGGCCTCCTGCTCGGCATGATGATGGCGGTCATATCATGTTCTGAAAAAGAAGACAGTCAAGCGGGCGAATGGAAAGGTGCCACACGAATCGAGAACGGAGTTCAGATCGTGGTGAATCCCAAAGAGCCCATGTACGGTCCGGAAGCCGTCAGGCTTATCTATGAAATGGAGTTCGGTGTTTCCGAGGGGGATGAGAATGAGATGTTGGGTGGAATCTCGGCATTCGCCGTTGATCCTTCGGAAAACGCTTATATTTATGATGGCAAAGCTGGTCAAGTGAAAATATTCGACAAGTCCGGCCGTTTCGTCGGGTTGTTCGGACGAAGAGGTCAAGGCCCCGGGGAATTCCAGATCATCGACGGGATTCAGATTAACTCTTCCCTTGAGGTTGTTTTGCATGATGAAATGAAATCCATGTATTTCGATAGCCAAGGCCGTCATATTAAAGATCTCAAAGCCATGGGGTTAGGGATATTTTATGGAGACATCCATCACGACGGCAGAGGGCAGATCTATGCATTGAAAACAAGCCCTCAGGGTTCTGTTACAACAAGAGAATTATGCAAATTCGCGGGCCCCGGCGCTGACATGTCTGTTTTGGCATCCCTTGCTTCTTCTGGTCCCTATAAATATCCAGATGTCGGTTTGAGGTATGCTTTATTTCCCGATGATCACGTGATCTGGACCTCTCCTCCCCATTATGAATTCACCATTGTCGATCCCGACGGCAAGCTCATTAAAAAGATCATCAACACCTACACCCTTCGAAAAATCGACGATGCCTACAAATCGCGCATCCTAGAAATGATGCCGGCCCGATTCCGAGATAGAATCAACTTTTCCGAGCACCTCCCTCCCCTGGATGTGATTTGTCCGGATGAGCAGAGCGGGTTTTTTGTGAAAACATTTGAAATCGAGACCGACAGCGGAAAGACTTTTCTCGATGTCTACGATTCCGAAGGAAGAAATGCGGCCCGGATCTCCGTCAAAATGGCCTTTGAGACATCCTTGTTTCAGAAGGGAAAGATCACCATCGCGAACAACAAGCTGTATGTCAAAGACTTCAATGACGAGGGCTATCCGGTGCTGGCCCGGTACCTTATCCAAAAGAACTATTGA
- a CDS encoding class I SAM-dependent methyltransferase, with protein sequence MDIPRIFSITESAHRIHNPFTPEKLATLGAALRLETGTRVLDLGSGSGEMLCTWARDYGVIGTGVDMSRLYTEQAKLRAEELGVADRVKFIHGDAAGYVSDEKAGVAACVGATWIAGGVAGTIELLAQSLRPGGIILIGEPYWRQLPPTEDVARGCLAGSISDFLLLPELLASFGRLGNDVVEMVLADQDSWDRYEAAKWLTMRRWLEANPDDELAKDVRAKLTSEPERYAAYTREYLGWGVFALMPR encoded by the coding sequence ATGGACATTCCACGGATCTTCAGCATCACCGAAAGCGCTCACCGTATCCATAACCCATTCACACCCGAAAAGCTCGCCACTCTCGGCGCGGCGCTGCGCCTGGAAACGGGGACCCGAGTGCTCGACCTCGGCAGCGGTTCGGGGGAGATGCTGTGCACCTGGGCACGCGATTACGGAGTCATCGGCACCGGCGTCGACATGAGCCGGTTGTACACCGAGCAAGCGAAACTCCGCGCTGAAGAACTCGGCGTCGCCGATCGAGTCAAGTTCATCCATGGCGATGCTGCCGGCTACGTCTCTGACGAAAAGGCCGGTGTGGCAGCCTGTGTCGGCGCCACGTGGATCGCCGGTGGAGTCGCAGGCACCATCGAGCTTCTGGCGCAAAGCCTCCGCCCCGGAGGGATCATCCTCATCGGCGAGCCCTATTGGCGGCAGTTGCCGCCGACGGAAGATGTTGCCAGGGGGTGTCTTGCCGGCTCAATCTCCGACTTTCTCCTGCTTCCAGAACTTCTCGCGTCTTTCGGCCGCCTCGGCAACGATGTCGTGGAAATGGTTTTGGCAGACCAGGACAGCTGGGACAGATACGAGGCGGCCAAGTGGCTCACCATGCGCCGATGGCTTGAAGCCAATCCCGACGACGAGCTCGCGAAAGATGTTCGAGCCAAACTGACCTCGGAGCCCGAGCGCTACGCCGCTTACACGCGTGAATACCTGGGCTGGGGCGTGTTCGCGCTGATGCCGCGGTGA
- a CDS encoding type II toxin-antitoxin system HicB family antitoxin, giving the protein MSKVLQLTAVIEREAKGYVATCQELGVVSQGKTVEEARLNLVEAVEGFFAAASPSEIRRRLKKETYVMPIMPMMPTVRVKHATR; this is encoded by the coding sequence ATGAGCAAGGTGTTGCAACTTACCGCTGTGATTGAGCGAGAGGCCAAGGGCTATGTCGCGACATGTCAGGAACTGGGCGTCGTGAGCCAAGGCAAAACGGTTGAAGAAGCACGACTGAATCTGGTTGAAGCCGTTGAGGGATTCTTTGCAGCAGCTTCACCATCTGAGATTCGACGGAGGCTCAAGAAAGAAACCTACGTCATGCCCATCATGCCGATGATGCCGACTGTCCGAGTCAAACACGCGACGAGATAA